One window of the Clostridium sp. MB40-C1 genome contains the following:
- a CDS encoding HDIG domain-containing metalloprotein: MALYRIKQFYWGITSKIDLKDKRFLNQHLSEKELMLFNKLNKHEKKHCIKTAMDAEVVCLKNNVNNKILIKAALLHDIGKIDYNTNLIQKSFMVVLNKLFKDKMRKYEGYKVVDVFYNHPENGYKILKNYDYDERFLYLIKNHHNNDIIGDKELDILKQCDNKN; this comes from the coding sequence ATGGCTTTATATAGAATAAAGCAATTTTATTGGGGTATAACTTCTAAAATTGATTTAAAAGATAAAAGATTTTTAAATCAACATCTTAGTGAAAAAGAATTAATGTTATTTAATAAATTAAATAAACATGAGAAAAAGCATTGTATAAAAACAGCTATGGATGCAGAAGTGGTTTGCTTAAAAAATAATGTTAACAATAAAATATTAATTAAAGCAGCTTTGTTACATGACATAGGAAAGATAGATTATAATACTAATTTAATACAAAAGTCATTTATGGTGGTATTGAATAAACTATTTAAAGATAAGATGAGAAAATATGAGGGCTATAAAGTTGTAGATGTATTTTATAATCATCCCGAAAATGGTTATAAAATTTTAAAAAACTATGATTATGATGAAAGATTTTTATATTTAATAAAAAATCACCATAATAATGATATAATTGGCGATAAAGAATTAGATATATTAAAGCAATGTGACAACAAGAATTAA
- the gyrA gene encoding DNA gyrase subunit A, with amino-acid sequence MNNMGNVLPVDISSEMKKSYIDYAMSVIVGRALPDVRDGLKPVHRRILYSMHELGLTPEKGYRKCARIVGDVLGKYHPHGDTAVYDALVRMAQDFSIRYPLVDGHGNFGSIDGDGAAAMRYTEAKMQKITLQLLRDINKDTVDFIPNFDGEEEEPSVIPSRFPNLLVNGSAGIAVGMATNIPPHNLTEVINGINMLIDNPDVSIMQLMTEIKGPDFPTYGNIIGSYGIRKAYETGRGKVILRAKSEIEEVKGKHRIIITEIPYQVNKAKLIENIADLVKDKKINGISDLRDESDREGMRIVIELKRDANPNVILNQLYKHTKLQDTFGIIMLALVNGEPKVLNLKQILVYYIDFQKDIIRRRTKFDLDKAEARAHILEGLKIALDHIDEVIALIRSSKTTNEAKEGLMNKFALSDKQATAILDMKLQRLTGLEREKIEEEYAKLMELIKSLREILASEELVLDIIKDELNEIKAKFGDERRTQIIKDETNDIDIEDLIEEKDVVITLTHDGYIKRLPVETYSAQRRGGRGIQAMSTKEDDFVDHIFTTSTHNNLLFFTNTGRVYQLKGYQVPEAGRTAKGTNLINLIPLDTSEKIQAVLYLNDFKEDNYLVMGTKKGIIKKTSLDKYSSIRKNGLNAINLKDDDELISVRPTNGDSEIIYVTKNGYAIRFSEKDVRPLGRTASGVKAITLRKEDEVVSMEVAKPEEELLVVSENGFGKRTPINEYSLQRRGGKGVITYKISDKTGNVIGARLVDDNDELMLINTNGIAIRINVSDISTTSRNAMGVTLMKTTEDEKVVTMAKVNISDTKENEEQIDNDEKIIDTNEETIDNSGEELEENSNSEE; translated from the coding sequence ATGAACAACATGGGTAATGTTTTACCTGTAGATATAAGCAGTGAAATGAAAAAAAGCTATATAGATTATGCTATGAGTGTTATTGTAGGGCGTGCATTACCTGATGTAAGGGATGGTTTGAAGCCTGTACACAGAAGAATTTTGTATTCTATGCATGAACTTGGATTAACACCTGAAAAAGGGTACAGAAAGTGTGCTAGAATTGTAGGAGATGTTTTAGGTAAATACCATCCTCATGGAGATACTGCTGTATATGATGCTTTAGTTAGAATGGCTCAGGATTTTTCTATAAGATATCCTCTTGTAGATGGCCATGGTAACTTCGGTTCTATAGATGGTGATGGTGCGGCTGCAATGAGGTATACAGAAGCTAAAATGCAAAAAATCACTTTGCAGCTTTTAAGAGATATTAATAAAGATACTGTAGATTTTATTCCTAACTTTGATGGTGAGGAAGAAGAACCATCAGTTATTCCTTCAAGGTTTCCAAACCTACTTGTAAATGGATCAGCTGGGATAGCTGTTGGTATGGCTACAAATATTCCTCCTCATAATTTAACAGAGGTAATAAATGGAATAAATATGCTTATTGATAATCCAGATGTATCAATAATGCAGTTAATGACAGAAATTAAGGGACCTGATTTTCCTACTTATGGAAATATAATAGGTAGTTATGGAATAAGAAAAGCTTATGAAACTGGTCGTGGAAAAGTTATACTTAGAGCAAAATCTGAAATTGAAGAAGTAAAAGGTAAGCATAGAATAATAATTACTGAAATACCTTACCAAGTAAATAAAGCTAAGTTAATTGAAAATATAGCTGATTTAGTAAAAGATAAAAAGATAAATGGAATCTCAGATCTTCGTGATGAGTCTGATAGAGAAGGTATGAGAATTGTTATAGAGTTAAAAAGAGATGCCAATCCAAATGTTATATTGAATCAGTTATATAAACATACTAAGCTTCAAGACACTTTTGGAATAATAATGCTCGCTCTTGTAAATGGTGAGCCTAAAGTTTTAAATTTAAAGCAAATATTAGTTTATTATATAGATTTCCAAAAGGATATCATAAGAAGAAGAACTAAGTTTGATTTAGATAAAGCTGAAGCTAGAGCTCATATCTTAGAAGGACTAAAAATAGCATTAGATCATATAGATGAGGTTATTGCTCTTATAAGATCTTCTAAGACTACAAATGAGGCGAAAGAAGGTTTAATGAATAAGTTTGCTCTTTCAGATAAGCAAGCAACAGCTATATTAGACATGAAACTTCAAAGACTAACAGGACTTGAAAGAGAAAAAATAGAAGAAGAGTATGCAAAATTAATGGAACTTATAAAGTCTCTTAGAGAAATATTGGCTAGCGAGGAATTAGTTTTAGATATAATAAAAGATGAGTTAAATGAGATAAAAGCTAAATTTGGAGATGAAAGAAGAACACAAATAATTAAAGATGAAACTAATGATATAGACATAGAAGATCTTATTGAGGAAAAAGACGTTGTAATAACGCTTACTCATGATGGATATATAAAAAGATTGCCAGTAGAAACCTATAGCGCTCAAAGAAGAGGGGGTAGAGGAATACAGGCAATGTCTACAAAAGAAGACGACTTTGTTGACCATATATTCACTACTTCAACTCATAATAATTTATTGTTCTTTACTAATACAGGAAGAGTTTATCAATTAAAGGGTTATCAAGTTCCAGAAGCAGGAAGAACAGCAAAAGGAACTAATTTAATTAATTTAATACCTTTAGATACTAGCGAAAAAATACAGGCAGTTTTATATCTAAATGATTTTAAAGAAGATAATTATTTAGTAATGGGTACTAAGAAAGGTATTATTAAGAAAACATCTCTTGATAAGTATTCATCTATAAGAAAGAATGGTTTAAATGCTATAAATTTAAAAGATGATGATGAACTTATAAGTGTAAGGCCTACAAATGGAGATAGTGAGATAATATATGTAACTAAGAATGGATACGCTATAAGATTTAGTGAAAAGGATGTAAGGCCATTAGGAAGGACTGCTTCAGGTGTTAAAGCTATTACGCTTAGAAAAGAAGATGAAGTTGTAAGCATGGAAGTAGCAAAACCAGAAGAAGAACTACTGGTTGTAAGCGAAAATGGATTTGGTAAGAGAACTCCTATAAATGAATACTCTCTTCAAAGAAGAGGTGGAAAAGGAGTAATAACTTATAAAATTTCTGATAAGACAGGAAATGTTATAGGTGCAAGATTAGTTGATGATAATGATGAGCTTATGCTTATAAATACTAATGGAATAGCAATAAGAATAAATGTATCTGATATATCAACAACAAGTAGAAATGCAATGGGTGTTACTTTAATGAAAACTACAGAAGATGAAAAAGTAGTTACGATGGCTAAAGTTAACATTAGTGATACTAAAGAAAATGAAGAACAAATAGACAATGATGAAAAAATAATAGACACTAATGAAGAAACAATAGATAATTCAGGAGAAGAATTAGAAGAAAATTCAAATAGTGAAGAATAA
- a CDS encoding RNA-binding S4 domain-containing protein: MIDVKINTEIIKLDAFLKWSGAVSMGSDAKMYILSGAVKVNGSIEEKRGRKLKKGDIVELDSESYKII; this comes from the coding sequence ATGATAGATGTGAAGATAAATACAGAAATAATAAAGTTAGATGCTTTCTTAAAATGGTCAGGAGCTGTAAGTATGGGTTCTGATGCTAAGATGTATATTCTTAGTGGTGCTGTTAAAGTAAATGGCTCCATTGAAGAAAAAAGAGGAAGAAAACTTAAAAAGGGTGATATTGTAGAATTAGACAGTGAGTCTTATAAAATTATTTAG
- the recF gene encoding DNA replication/repair protein RecF (All proteins in this family for which functions are known are DNA-binding proteins that assist the filamentation of RecA onto DNA for the initiation of recombination or recombinational repair.): MYIKNLYLKDFRNYDVLSLSLNKGINIFIGDNAQGKTNILESIYYCSLGKSHRTNKDKELIKWDAKQSYISTYVCKHRLDKKIDIKIFKEGKKGIRINSIKLNTISDLIGIFNVVIFSPEDLKIVKESPIFRRRFLDIELCKLNKKYYHSLVQYNKVLNDRNAVLRKWNGNNTDIIEIYDKQMSKFGNFIIRERLKYIEKLNEKGKIIHRDITSNSENIQFNYITSIKNHNNIEEELFNLLAQSREKDMEKRVTSIGPHRDDFSININNIDARKFGSQGQQRTSVLSIKFASLEIIKDEIGEYPVLLLDDVLSELDLNRQKYILNSINKVQTIITCTGIMDIKDYLDEHVKIFNVKDGTVS, encoded by the coding sequence ATGTATATTAAGAATTTATATTTAAAAGATTTTAGAAATTACGATGTATTATCTCTTTCTTTGAATAAGGGAATAAATATCTTTATTGGAGATAATGCTCAAGGAAAGACTAACATTTTAGAAAGTATATATTATTGCAGTTTAGGAAAATCTCATAGAACAAATAAGGACAAAGAACTTATAAAATGGGATGCAAAACAATCTTATATAAGTACCTATGTTTGCAAACATAGGTTAGATAAAAAAATAGATATAAAGATATTTAAAGAAGGAAAAAAAGGAATTAGAATTAATTCAATCAAATTAAACACTATATCAGATTTGATTGGAATTTTTAATGTTGTTATTTTTTCTCCAGAAGATTTAAAAATTGTTAAGGAATCTCCAATATTTAGAAGGAGGTTCTTAGATATTGAATTATGTAAATTGAATAAAAAGTATTATCATAGCTTAGTTCAATACAATAAAGTTTTAAATGACAGAAATGCTGTTTTAAGAAAATGGAATGGCAATAATACAGATATAATTGAAATTTACGATAAACAAATGAGTAAGTTTGGAAATTTTATTATTAGAGAAAGATTAAAATATATAGAAAAACTCAATGAAAAAGGAAAAATTATTCATAGAGATATAACTTCTAATAGTGAAAATATACAATTTAATTACATTACATCAATAAAAAATCACAATAACATTGAAGAGGAATTATTTAATCTTTTAGCACAAAGTCGAGAAAAAGATATGGAAAAGAGAGTCACATCTATAGGTCCTCATAGAGATGATTTTTCAATAAATATAAACAATATAGATGCTAGGAAGTTTGGTTCTCAAGGACAACAGAGAACCTCAGTTTTGTCTATAAAGTTTGCATCACTAGAGATAATAAAAGATGAAATTGGTGAATATCCTGTTCTTTTACTGGATGATGTTCTTTCAGAGTTAGATTTGAATAGACAAAAATATATATTAAATTCTATAAATAAAGTGCAAACTATAATAACATGTACGGGAATAATGGATATAAAGGATTATTTAGATGAACATGTTAAAATATTCAATGTTAAAGATGGAACAGTTAGCTAG
- a CDS encoding transcription repressor NadR, whose protein sequence is MTAEERRNYIQKLLIGSNTPQKGQDIAEELNVTRQIIVKDVAILRARGLEIIATPEGYLMPRDENKKIEKILPLCHDRDNIEEELNSIVKYGGVIKDVIIEHPLYGEIKAMLMIKTLYDVESFVKKVEQYEAEPLLALTKGIHLHTIEADTEEIINKIVSELKDIGYLVDEF, encoded by the coding sequence GTGACTGCAGAAGAAAGAAGAAATTATATACAAAAATTATTAATAGGTTCTAATACTCCTCAGAAAGGACAAGATATAGCAGAAGAGTTGAATGTAACTAGGCAGATTATAGTAAAAGATGTAGCTATATTGAGAGCAAGAGGATTAGAGATAATAGCTACTCCAGAAGGGTATTTAATGCCTAGAGATGAAAATAAAAAGATTGAGAAGATTTTACCTTTATGCCATGATAGGGATAACATAGAAGAGGAATTAAATTCTATTGTTAAATATGGAGGAGTAATAAAGGATGTTATAATTGAGCATCCTTTATATGGTGAGATAAAAGCTATGCTTATGATAAAAACATTATATGATGTTGAAAGTTTTGTTAAAAAAGTAGAACAATATGAGGCAGAGCCACTTTTAGCTCTTACAAAAGGAATACATTTGCATACAATAGAAGCTGATACAGAGGAGATTATAAATAAAATAGTGTCAGAATTAAAAGATATAGGTTATCTCGTTGATGAATTTTAA
- the remB gene encoding extracellular matrix regulator RemB translates to MFLHLGENVVVPLKDIIGIFDLETTMYSTDTIQFLRMAEEDGFVERITKDNPKSFVVAEVDKKSKIYLSPISSTTLTKRTESMFYDSRE, encoded by the coding sequence ATGTTTTTGCACTTGGGAGAAAATGTAGTAGTTCCATTAAAAGACATAATAGGTATATTTGATTTAGAAACAACGATGTATAGTACAGATACAATTCAATTTTTAAGAATGGCCGAGGAAGATGGATTCGTAGAAAGGATTACTAAAGATAATCCTAAGTCCTTTGTTGTTGCAGAGGTAGATAAGAAAAGTAAGATATATTTATCACCGATATCTTCTACTACATTAACAAAAAGAACCGAAAGCATGTTCTATGATTCTCGTGAGTAA
- a CDS encoding UPF0182 family protein — MKKKDFWGIGIFIIVLIIVFLNKIVNFIINIKWFKEMGYLSVYFTKISAVLKLMIPIFLVCFIGIWFYYKSIKKSIIKWNTVVEVNSIKDKREKNIVLIVDALISLFVSFNFASAYWYRILEFANGKSFNLKDPLFNKDISFFIFKLPLIESINKAALSLILFLVFVTILIYISMNTKDKIFYRRHRNDGESENIKNSTSFKSGFTKFAGKQLAVVGSLALIFISLEYAIKAWNLVYSPRGVAFGASYTDTHVTLRFYKIIVVASVISAIVIFISVLRSKVKPIVIFSILIIVLTFSEKIVSGVWENFVVKSNEKRLETPYIEYNIKYTKKGFGIDNIEQKVYNLDNNLNKEVIEKNRDTINNIKINSVSPALEFYNQVESKKSYYQFNDADIDRYNINGKYTQVFVSARELEYDKLKEKASTWQSKHLIYTHGYGLVMSKVNSVTSEGKPDFVLNDMPIKNVSGIKLDNPRIYFGEKTKEYCIVNTKLEELDYPKESEENTNNKYDGKAGINMNLFNRILFAINQKDINFLLSRDINKDSKILINRGIINRVKKIAPFLMYDKDPYLVINNGRLYWIIDAYTASSRYPFSEPMNGVNYMRNSAKVIIDTVDGTTDFYIVDKNEPIINTYSKIFPKLFKDINELPQGFREHFRYPDQYFITQCKVMERYHVDDADAFFGSPNIWDIAKNQKQVEGKDNINASSYVIMKLPGEAKEEMVLIQYFNQYQRENMIALMAARMDKDNYGKLVLYKLPRTVNSPILFKQKINQDTAISKELSLWNKEGSKVQFGDTMIVPIANSLLYVEPIYLRAQGERSIPEMKRVVVSYEDKMILAPDIETGLKQLFDYENKDNDKKVIDNNTMAIKNDPIIKQAKELYNKALEAQKSGDWAKYGEYINKLGETLNNIK, encoded by the coding sequence ATGAAGAAGAAAGATTTTTGGGGTATAGGAATTTTTATAATAGTTTTAATAATAGTTTTTTTAAATAAGATAGTTAATTTTATAATAAATATTAAATGGTTTAAAGAAATGGGGTATTTATCTGTTTATTTTACTAAAATAAGTGCTGTTTTAAAACTTATGATACCTATTTTTTTAGTTTGTTTTATTGGTATATGGTTTTATTATAAAAGCATTAAAAAGAGTATTATTAAATGGAATACTGTAGTTGAAGTAAATAGTATAAAGGATAAAAGAGAAAAAAATATAGTTTTAATAGTTGATGCTTTAATTTCATTGTTTGTATCTTTTAATTTTGCATCGGCTTATTGGTATAGAATATTAGAATTTGCTAATGGAAAATCCTTTAATTTAAAAGATCCTCTATTTAATAAAGACATCTCTTTTTTTATATTTAAGTTACCTTTGATTGAATCAATAAATAAAGCAGCTCTATCACTTATACTATTTTTAGTTTTTGTTACAATTTTGATATATATATCAATGAATACTAAAGATAAAATTTTTTATAGACGTCATAGAAATGATGGTGAATCAGAAAATATTAAAAATAGTACGAGTTTTAAAAGTGGTTTTACTAAATTTGCAGGAAAACAATTAGCTGTTGTTGGATCGCTTGCTTTAATTTTTATATCTTTAGAATACGCTATTAAAGCTTGGAATCTAGTATATTCTCCAAGAGGTGTAGCTTTTGGAGCTAGCTATACAGATACTCATGTAACACTAAGATTTTATAAAATAATAGTAGTTGCTTCAGTGATTTCAGCTATTGTAATTTTTATAAGTGTTTTAAGATCAAAGGTTAAACCCATAGTTATATTTTCAATATTAATTATTGTTTTAACTTTTTCTGAAAAGATAGTTTCTGGAGTATGGGAAAATTTCGTTGTAAAGTCTAATGAAAAAAGATTAGAAACTCCTTATATAGAATACAACATTAAATATACTAAAAAAGGATTTGGTATAGATAATATAGAACAGAAAGTATATAACTTAGATAATAATTTAAATAAAGAAGTTATAGAAAAGAATAGGGATACTATAAATAATATAAAAATAAATTCCGTTTCTCCAGCTTTAGAATTTTACAATCAAGTTGAGAGTAAAAAGAGCTATTATCAATTTAATGATGCGGATATAGATAGATATAATATAAATGGTAAATATACTCAAGTATTTGTATCAGCAAGAGAATTAGAATATGATAAGCTTAAGGAAAAGGCAAGTACATGGCAGAGTAAACATCTTATTTATACTCATGGATATGGGCTAGTTATGAGTAAAGTTAATTCTGTTACAAGTGAAGGTAAACCTGATTTTGTTTTAAATGATATGCCAATAAAAAATGTATCTGGTATAAAACTAGACAATCCTAGAATTTATTTTGGAGAAAAAACTAAAGAATACTGTATAGTTAATACTAAATTAGAAGAGTTAGATTATCCAAAGGAAAGTGAAGAAAACACTAATAATAAATATGACGGAAAAGCAGGAATAAATATGAATCTTTTTAACAGGATTCTATTTGCTATAAACCAAAAAGATATAAATTTCTTACTTTCAAGAGATATAAACAAGGATAGTAAAATTTTAATAAATAGAGGCATTATTAATAGAGTAAAGAAAATAGCTCCATTCTTAATGTATGATAAAGATCCATATCTAGTAATTAATAATGGAAGGTTATATTGGATTATTGATGCATATACAGCTTCTAGCAGGTATCCTTTTTCAGAGCCTATGAATGGTGTTAACTATATGAGAAATTCAGCAAAAGTTATTATTGATACTGTTGATGGAACAACAGACTTTTATATAGTTGATAAAAATGAGCCTATAATAAATACTTATTCTAAGATTTTTCCAAAACTCTTCAAAGATATTAATGAATTACCACAAGGGTTTAGAGAACATTTTAGATATCCAGATCAGTATTTTATAACACAATGTAAGGTCATGGAAAGATATCATGTAGATGATGCGGACGCATTTTTTGGTAGTCCTAATATTTGGGATATAGCTAAAAATCAAAAGCAAGTAGAGGGTAAAGATAATATAAACGCATCTTCTTATGTTATAATGAAATTGCCAGGTGAGGCAAAAGAAGAGATGGTTTTAATACAGTATTTTAACCAGTATCAAAGAGAAAATATGATAGCTTTAATGGCAGCAAGAATGGATAAAGATAACTATGGTAAATTGGTTTTATATAAATTACCTAGAACTGTAAATAGTCCTATACTATTTAAACAAAAAATAAATCAGGATACAGCTATATCAAAAGAGTTATCATTATGGAATAAAGAAGGATCTAAAGTACAATTTGGAGATACAATGATAGTTCCAATAGCTAATTCTTTATTGTATGTTGAACCTATATACTTAAGGGCTCAAGGTGAGAGAAGTATACCTGAAATGAAGAGAGTAGTTGTATCTTATGAAGATAAAATGATTTTAGCTCCAGATATAGAAACGGGACTCAAACAACTTTTTGATTATGAGAATAAGGATAATGATAAAAAAGTTATAGATAATAACACTATGGCTATAAAAAATGATCCAATTATAAAACAGGCAAAAGAACTTTATAATAAGGCATTAGAAGCTCAGAAGAGTGGTGATTGGGCTAAATATGGAGAATATATAAATAAACTAGGTGAAACATTAAATAATATAAAATAG
- the gyrB gene encoding DNA topoisomerase (ATP-hydrolyzing) subunit B: MEKKQVYDESQIQVLEGLEAVRKRPGMYIGSTGIRGLHHLVYEIVDNSIDEALAGYCKNIQVVIHKENAISVIDDGRGMPVGMHHKMQKPAVEVIMTVLHAGGKFGGGGYKVSGGLHGVGASVVNALSEYCEVEVKREGHIWKQEFRRGKVASDLSIVGDSDSHGTKVYFMPDSEIFEEIEFDYDTLAQRLRELAFLNKGIRIVLKDEREENEKQGEFHYEGGIKSFVSYLNRNKVRLHPEPIYVEGIKEDYIVELALQYNDTYSENIFSFANNIDTIEGGTHLSGFKTALTRVLNDYARKYGYLKENDKNLSGDDTREGLTAVISVKLTEPQFEGQTKTKLGNTEVRGIVDGIVSESVSTFLEENPGIGKIVIEKCLVASRAREAAKKARELTRRKTALESTSLPGKLSDCSSKNPEECEIYLVEGDSAGGSAKQGRDRRFQAILPLRGKIMNVEKQRLDKILGYQEIRAMITAFGAGIGKDFDVEKIRYNRIIIMTDADVDGAHIRTLLLTFFYRYMKELVDKGHVYIAQPPLYKVEKGKNNIKYAYSDKELQNILTEIGGKDKNTDIQRYKGLGEMDATQLWKTTMDPGCRTLLKVTVEDAMAADEIFTILMGDKVEPRREFIHENAKKVVNLDI; this comes from the coding sequence ATGGAAAAAAAGCAAGTTTATGATGAATCTCAAATACAAGTACTAGAAGGTTTAGAAGCTGTTAGAAAAAGACCTGGAATGTACATTGGAAGTACGGGGATAAGAGGACTTCATCACTTAGTTTATGAAATAGTTGATAATAGTATTGATGAAGCATTAGCGGGTTATTGTAAAAATATACAGGTAGTTATACATAAGGAAAACGCAATATCAGTAATAGATGATGGTAGAGGTATGCCAGTTGGAATGCATCATAAGATGCAAAAACCAGCAGTTGAAGTTATTATGACTGTTCTTCATGCTGGAGGTAAATTTGGAGGAGGAGGCTACAAGGTCTCTGGTGGTCTTCATGGTGTTGGAGCTTCAGTAGTTAACGCCCTCTCAGAGTACTGTGAAGTAGAAGTTAAAAGAGAAGGTCATATATGGAAACAAGAATTTAGAAGAGGTAAAGTCGCTAGTGATTTATCAATAGTAGGAGATAGCGATTCTCATGGAACAAAAGTTTATTTTATGCCTGATAGTGAAATTTTTGAAGAAATAGAGTTTGATTATGACACATTAGCTCAAAGATTAAGAGAATTAGCATTCTTAAACAAAGGGATTAGGATAGTTTTAAAAGACGAAAGAGAAGAAAATGAGAAACAAGGTGAATTTCATTATGAGGGCGGAATCAAATCCTTTGTATCTTATTTAAACAGAAATAAAGTACGACTTCACCCAGAGCCTATTTATGTTGAAGGAATAAAAGAAGACTACATTGTAGAATTGGCTCTTCAATATAACGATACTTATAGCGAAAATATATTTTCTTTTGCAAATAATATAGATACTATAGAAGGTGGAACTCATTTATCAGGATTTAAAACAGCTCTAACTAGGGTTTTAAATGATTACGCTAGAAAGTATGGTTATTTAAAAGAAAATGATAAAAACTTATCTGGAGATGATACAAGAGAAGGGTTGACTGCAGTTATATCTGTAAAACTTACAGAACCTCAGTTTGAAGGTCAAACTAAAACAAAGCTTGGCAATACAGAAGTACGTGGTATTGTTGATGGAATAGTAAGTGAAAGTGTAAGTACTTTCCTTGAGGAAAATCCAGGTATAGGTAAAATTGTTATTGAAAAATGTTTAGTTGCATCAAGAGCTAGAGAAGCGGCTAAAAAAGCAAGAGAGCTTACAAGAAGAAAGACTGCATTAGAAAGTACTTCACTTCCAGGAAAGCTTTCAGATTGCTCTTCAAAAAATCCAGAAGAATGTGAAATATATCTAGTCGAAGGAGATTCTGCTGGAGGTTCTGCTAAGCAAGGTAGAGATAGAAGGTTCCAAGCAATATTACCGTTAAGAGGTAAGATTATGAATGTTGAAAAGCAAAGACTAGATAAAATACTTGGATATCAAGAAATAAGAGCAATGATTACAGCCTTTGGAGCTGGAATCGGAAAAGATTTTGATGTAGAAAAAATAAGATATAATCGTATTATAATAATGACCGATGCGGATGTAGATGGTGCTCATATAAGAACATTGTTATTAACATTCTTCTATAGATACATGAAGGAATTAGTTGATAAAGGACATGTATATATAGCTCAACCACCTTTATACAAAGTAGAAAAAGGTAAAAATAATATAAAGTATGCTTATTCAGATAAGGAGCTTCAAAATATATTAACTGAAATAGGCGGTAAAGATAAAAATACTGATATTCAGAGATATAAAGGTTTAGGAGAAATGGATGCTACTCAACTTTGGAAAACAACTATGGATCCAGGATGTAGAACATTACTTAAAGTTACTGTAGAAGATGCTATGGCAGCAGATGAGATTTTTACAATTCTTATGGGAGATAAAGTTGAACCAAGAAGAGAATTTATACATGAAAATGCTAAAAAAGTTGTTAATTTAGATATATAA